The region ACTCTTCAGACACTGACTGGGAAGCTTGCTGCCTGTGACCTGGCCAGCGTCTCCCAAAATAGTCAACTCGCAGTGAGTAACTTCCTTTGCACTGTTCCCAGCTCTCCCTGGCACGTAAATCCTGTCCCCTAgttcctcctgccttcctgtTTGGAGAGAGGAGGGTTGCTGGGAGAGGCCTTCCAAGGGTCCTTGAGCTGTTGGGTTTCAGCTGGGAAAgtctgctgctgggctgggcgGGAGGCATAATGTCAGGGTTACATCCTCTGTCCCTGCCCCTGTTTCTGAGCTCCCAGCCTTCACCTGTGCTGTTTGTGAAGAGGAATATGCTGCTGTTCCTCAGGCGTTTGCTGGTCTTCACTTCCTTTTCACACGCGCCTGAACTGTAGATTAGGCTGCTTCTCTCTGAAGTGTGTTCCCAGTGGGAAGGGGAGCCAGCAATTATCCCTACTGCCAGGAGTGCACTTTCCCACACGGCCTGATCTTGAGGCAGGGAGCCACTCACTGCCTTGTCTTTGAGGCCCCTTCTGGGTTTGAaggcaaaagcagaagcagctcctgTCCTTCCTGCAGTCATTTGAGGAAAGTTCAGAAGAGCTCTAATGAGGAATTTTGATCCTTAAGTCTTACAgtcttccctccctgctcctgaaGGTGATGGTCTTGTTTGTGTTGGACATAGGCTCTGCAGACTTCCTTGTGCAATGTGGCCCACAGCAGACAGGACAGGTTTCTGCTGGACCTTACCCCAGCTCTGGTGTTTCCAGCTGTGTAGACTTCAGGATTGCTGTCCAGCAAAACTTACTTTGCAGCTAGTGCAGGAGGCTAGCTGCCTTCCATAGCAAGGAGGGGACTACTATGGAGGGATAATGCTGGAGGGTGACTGTAGTCCTGAATCCACATACAGACAAGCTGTCATCTCTCTTCCTCTTGGAACTGTTCAAGCAGATGGAGTAAACTTTAGCACCACAGTTCTCCTCTCTCCTGATACTTAAAGGAACAGGGGGGAGGCAGCGCACACTTTTTGCCTCCATGGATGTTCTGCTAagatctctgctctgctctgctccgcGGGTGAGCCAGTACAAAACTGGTAGGATCCTggtcctgcctgctgctgactCTGCAGCACCCTCTGGTGTTGCTGACTCTGTCCCttagctgcttttgttttctcctttctgtccaTCTCTTGACTAAGGAAGCTCTGAGAAGAGGAACCACATGAAGGAGTCTCCCACAGTGAAATGCTCTCATATGTATTCAAGTTGCTGAATGTCAGCCAGTGGCTGATTTATGTAGGCCATGGACTAAACCTGATGTAATTCCTTTTCAAGTGTTCCCCTCCTTTACTTTCATGCTTGTGTGTGGGCTGAAATCTTCCTTTCCGTAGTCTCCACCTGGAGTGATtcccgattttttttttttttttttaaatttagctaCTGTGGAATTATGAAGCTCTGTCTGCctctttttttagtttgttctCCTTCCATGTTCAAAAAGTTCAAGAACTCTATGACCTTGCTATCTGACCAATCCTGACAGTTATTTTGGAGAGGACACTCAGGTTTGAAGAGaatcctccttcctcctttgcttGTCTTGATAGCCATGACTCAGCTGGTGACATAAGGAGGACacagttgttttcttctttcccttgcaTCAGATGTCCCTGTTTTGCCAGCACAGTATGAGCAGCATCTTAAGCTGTAGTTATTTACAGTGAGAGATGAAACTGAAAGAACTGGTAGCTCTTTGTAGTTGCACTGttgcaaaatttaaaaggaatttcacaaaaatgaagagaaacatcaaatttaaatattctgctGTGAGTTTTTAGCTAATGCCTTGCTCTGCTACttaattctttccttgtttgttgttttccactgaaacaCCCTGCTCAGATGCAGATGAGGTGACCTCATCAGTCagtttttgggttttgctaTATATGACCTGTTATACTGCATGTCTCCACCGAACCATTGTTCTGTCTGCATCACTAGCATTCATGTTAATTCTGTGCCTAAGCTCCTGACTTGAACTTGGCACACACTCTGGTTGCCATGTTGACCCAAATTCCGGCTGCATTAGGAGAGAGCTTTCCTCGCCAGCTTGCAGACCCTCAGGCTCTGATGGCTGCCATCAACAGTGGTTTCTGGAACTTGTGAAAACAGAGGGCTGCTTTGGTTCTACCTGTGAGCAGATGTTAGGAACCTGCTCCTGTGTGTGCACTGCAGTTAAATTGCAAAGGTAACTATTGTAGGTTGATTTTTAAACCAACCCATGTGCAAAGACATTAACGAGGTACCTGCCAGCTGACTGTGTGGGGGTGTAGCTGGAGGTGGAAAAGAACCCTCAACCAAAATGTGGATTTAATGATCAGAAGGCTTTTGCTGAGGTGGGTGAGAGTGGCCCAGCTCTAATTGTAGCCATTGTGGATGGTTGTCTGGCTCTGTGCTAAGCTTTCTTGAATGTATAGGGATAGAGGTCCAATATATAGCAGCCAGATTGGTAAGGCTGTGTGGGTGAGAACCTGAATCTGTTGAAACTAGTGGGAAGGTTGTACTTGTAAGCAGAGTTGggatttcttcctctttgtctCCCTCGTCATGGTCTGACACTATCCTGctcttctgttcttgtttttgcAGAACATCCAGAAGATGCTCGGTCTTGCTCCTTCCCGGGCTGCCACCAAGCAAGCAGGGGGCTTCCTTGGCCCGCCACCTCAGGCAGGGAAGTTCTCCTAAAGCACAGTTACAGCCTTCACAGAAGGTCTGACCAGTGCACAAGACTGCCTTTGGGAGGTAACAAGATGGGATTCTGCACCAGGCTTCACATGTCCAAAACCAGCCTATGCAGTATTGGCCACAGTCTTGGAAACATCTTCCATTTGGAGTATTCTACCAGCAGTTGTTTGCTCATCAAACCAAGAAAGTTCTCAGAAGATAACTTGACCTTTTGTTTCTGGtgtttctgagaaataaatggCATGGGCATGTTTATTTAGATGTCTCTTAATTGTGCTGTAGGAGAAGTAGAAATACATTGATGTAGTGCAGTTGATTTAGTTTACGGCATGGAAATCAACTCAGGTAGCAGGAGTGAGATCTGCCAAGTAGACTATTTGGAAAATTCAGAACGATCATGCTGTGAAGTGATTCTGTCTTAGCCATACCAGCTCTAGTCTTGTGTAGTAGGGAGCTGGGCAAGTAGGTGTGCTTAATTCTCCCTTTGCAAAATTTCCAGCGTGGAGGGTGAGGTTTTTCGTTGGCTCGGGTGACTGCAGGCACCGGAACCTGCCTCTGTGCCAGGCTGCCCTTGGAGGTTGCAAGTGTCTCTGGATGTACTGTCAGCCTGTGTCTTCCTGGCAGAGTACAGCCCCACAGAGACTTTTGTGGCATTATACAGCTTCTGTAAAAGTTGCTTGCTTAGGCAGAATCTGCTCAATTACAGAAACAAACCTGGCCTTTAAACTTGAGTAAACTGTTAAATTATGTCAGTACCATCCACTGCTACTGAACCCTTTATTGCCTGAGTGGTTATGACTGCGGTGTTTTTGTTCATGCTCCTTAGCTTATTGCTAAACAGACTGATGATCAGTATGCATCTTAAAAGCCTTCCTTCTTAGGCCAGGAAGTTCTCTACACTGTCTTCTGCTTCACCAAATAACTATCTGGATCAATCTTGTTGGCTGGAACCTGCTCACCTTGTTTAAAAGGGGTGAATCAatcttgctgctgctctcaaGTTAGGCTGACAGTTTTCCTGAAGCAGGCAGTACCCCTGGGGCTATTGATTTCTTGCTTCTGTGACTGGAGGTTTATCATGCGGTACCTCTTAATGGAGTTTTTTGACTAGATGCATGGCAAGGGGATAAATCTGAAACACCTTATGGCAGTGTGGAGCATGTGCAATACAGTATTAAATACTAAATATTGGATTAATTCTCACTAATAAGTATGGGGTAGTTCTATAGGattatttaaagataaatcATGAGTGTGGAACCTCTACTGTATACTGATGCTGCCTGGCTCTAAAGCTGTGTTTTTTGACTTACCGTTGTGTCTGGTGTTGCTACAAACTTCCACATGGAGCAGCCCCAGTTGTGTAATTCCTGTTTCCTTAGCGTAGCCTCTCTTAGTTCAAGGGCCTGATCCCACAGCAAAGCCAGAAACACCCCAGCCTGTTACCTGCATGGATCAGCCTTGTTGAAGTAGTTTATTCTGCAGCATATGGTTGTGGAATCCAATTAAGACGGCCACATCTGATCAAGCATAATGACAAACGGCACCTTAATGGCTTCGGAAGTGTTATGTGCAGTaatcttccctgctgctgttaGAAACTCTGCCCTCGGCAAATGCAGGCGTTGCTTTGTCACCTGGGGAGGGAAGCATTTGCACACCCACAGATTATCTGAAAACTATTGATCTGTTGCTCTATTCTGGTTGCTTTCTGCTGTCATTTGTTTGATACAGTAGTTCCCTGGGGCTTTGTTAATCACTGTAATGAACTGAGGAGAACGGCTTTCCTAACCTCAGCCACTAAAAGGTCTGAATTCTAAGAATCTAcgaaatgcaatgaaaaataactttatgaCCACAGGAAGACTCTGGtttggagggggggaaaaaaaaggatgttctTGGTTCTGTTGCATGGagaactttaaaaaaggaaaaagctgaatgTATATCGCATACATATTACCTCCGAGCCGCCAGGGGGAGCCcgagggctgggcagggccgCGGGTTCCGCCCCACCCCGGCGGGCACGCGTGCGCGTGCCCGCCGGGGTGGGGCGGAGCCCGCGGCCCTGAGGTAAAAGGCCCCGGTGAAGGCGGCATCTCACGGGGTGTCGCGTCGCCCCCGCGGGGTACGGGCTCATCTCCGGTGGGGTTTCCCCGAGCCACCGCTCTTATCCCCTTCCGACGGCCCAGTCGATGTTAACGGGGTCCCGGTTGCCCAACTTACTGCCCCGACTCTGCTCCTTACGTCCCAGCTTCGCCATGAGCAGCGTTACCGGCACCGTCACTATCCACCAGCCCCTCAACTACCGGGCGGGCGCCCGCGTTCAGCCCGCCGACGGCGGTCAGACCGAAGAGGTGTATGAGCCGGCCACAGGTACCGTCCCGCTGCCTGCTCGGGGTGGGGTGAGGCGGGGGGCCGGTGCCCCGGGAGTTAGGGCCGGGTGCCCGCATCGGACGCCGCCTGTCCAGGCGTCCTGAACGCCCTGGTGTTTTGGTGGCCTCGTTTTGCCTCCTGCAGTGCAGGGCTGTCGTCAAACTTTTTTAGCAGAAATCGGCTCTTGACTCTCggtcaaacaaacaaaaaatcgAGTGGTGCCTTATCCTGGCAAAGGACACGATTTAAACGTTTCTAAAATTAAgttggcttgttttgttttgttttttttaattggaggTACCTAGGTTTCAGCAGAATCACTTCAAGAAAGAGAGCGTTTAACTGTGCTGAGGAATGTGTAACAGAGTCCTGAAGCTGGTGGTAGAAGTATAACAAACTCCAGTGGGAAACAGAGGAATTTTGTAACAATTGGAGCTAATGAGTAACTAGGAGTTACTAGGACTGTAGAGAATGGCAGATCTTTTAATTCAGACCAGCTGAATTGCAGCACCTCTTCTGTAGCCAATTACAAATCAGTGAGTTTCAGTGGGAGCCATAGCATGAAGTTCTGTAGCCTCGTACAGGTGGCTGGACTGAAGTCTTTTGAGTTTTGATGCAAAATAAACCATATTCTTCTGTGCCCCTTTTCTGAGAtttccatcttatttttttcctgtttaaaatgtGCCCAGGTCGTGTGATATGcaagctgctctgctctggggaGAAGGAGGTCGATCTGGCTGTGCAGAGTGCGAAAGCTGCCTTTAAAATATGGAGTCAGATGTCTGGCATGGAGCGAAgcagggtgctgctggaggctgcCAGAATTATTCGGGTATGTTGTGGGAGCTTGCCTCCTCTTTTGGAGAGGGGTGGTTCTGTCTCTGAGCTTTCTTGTGGGTTAATGTGGCTGTTGGGGACTTCCAGCAGGAATTCCAGAGCTCTGGGAGGAACACAGGAGTTAAAACCCACCTTTGACCAGAAGAGACAGTAGGCTGCCTTGGGCAGGGCTTCGGTCTTATCACTGTATTCAAGGCCTGTGTGTATCTTCTCTGCTTAATTCTGTTAGAAAACATGAAACTGAAGCCATCCAGTCGAGAACTTGCAAGGCTCGTACTTCTTTTCACAAGTCCAAAGATTAAGCTTCACTGCACATGATTTCAAAGCTGAAATTGCATAACTGTCCCATTGTTGAACTTTCAGCTTGTCGGACGCTGTTGTCACGTGACTGGAGTGTGTCTTgttttagcaataaaaaaatgtaggaaTGCTGGTTTTTATCTTAGACACCAGATAAAATGCATAGGAGAGAGAGGATAGAAATAAGCTAGCTTTATCACAAACTGCTTTGTGAGATAACATGTTCTTGGACATCAAAGTTAATCCCCATGGAGGTACAGATCTGTAAGAAACCAGACCTTCTTTCCCCAGTGCGTCCATGTgatgagaaaactgttttctttctgctaaacTTCTGCTTCTGCCAGACTTCTGCAGCAGGGTAATATTTCTGCCTGGGAGATGGTCTGTTAAAGGACGCTTCCCAGCTGCGTTGCTTTGTCCATCCTTCGCTAAGTCCTCTGGTTCCATTTTGGTCTTGCTGTTTGCTGTTCTTCCCAGTTTAGTTCTGTGAATTCTAATCGTTGTTTGCCAGCTGGCTTCTAAGTTGAAGTTTGCTCATCTTTTAGATAAACAGGGATGTTAAGCAAGACTGGACCAGCCATGAACCCCAGCGGCTGTCTGTTTGACATTCCCCTGCGATCAGTCACCGCTGGGAAATTGATAAATAGCAATTGGGAATGTACCTTTTAGAGATGACAGTTTTTCATGGCAGAGTCTTGTTTGGGACTTGTGTGCTTGGGAAGCAGCTATCTGCTTGTGGAGTTCTACTACAGGCTTCTCTAACATGTTGTCACTGTCCTGTGCCTCtcacaggagcagagagaagaaattgcCACCTTGGAAACCGTCAACAATGGGAAATCCATCTTTGAAGCCAGAGTGGACATCGACATATCCTGGCAGTGCCTGGAGTATTACGCAGGACTGGCAGGATCTCTAGCTGGTGAGAACGTTACCGGAGTTTGCTCTTTACTCTCTGTCCTGCCACTGGTGTTCCCTGGTAACTTCCATGGCACAAGACCATCTTTGCTGTTGATTTCTCTAAGAGATGGACTACTCCTTTTTCTGAAGATCTTGGAAGGTTTTTCAGAGATCTCTACCTAATGCTGCCGTGCTCTGTGGGCACTTACCTTCTGTGAGCTTGCTGGGGTAAAAGCCATGTGTCTCTTGTTCCCAGTCAAAGTGAGATCTGGGCCCTGAGGCTCTGATAAGACAGGAAGGGGCTTTGCTCTTCTCTAccttctgcctctttcttttctttgcaggtgAACACATCCAACTTCCCGGGGGATCCTTTGGGTACACCCGGAGAGAGCCCCTTGGGGTGTGTGTTGGGATTGGAGCCTGGAATTACCCTTTCCAGATTGCCTGCTGGAAGTCTGCCCCGGCCTTGGCTTGCGGTAATGGAGACTCTCTGTCCACGCAAGCTTCTCTTTGAAGCCAGATGATCCTGTGGGCGAGAGTGATTCGGGGGATAAAGTCTAGGATTACCTTGAAGGAGGTGTTGAAGGATTAGCAGAACCTTCAGGCTGTTACTCtggcaggaagggaaaggaaatggaagtgGGAACACGGCAGATGCTAAGAGGGCAGGGAGTGCCTTAGGAAAAAGGCTGATCGCTTGGCTTCGTACCAGATGAGGAAGGTCTCTGGAAATGTCTGCAGTGCAGGACCAGCAGCCCCAtctcccccagcccttcccagcaggAAGGTGCAGTTCCTCCCTTTCACCAGTTGCAGTGTGCAGCTGAAActgtttcctcctctcttaTGGGGATCTTCTGGGACCTGTTAAGACAAACTCATTGTGtggtggggtggtttttttctgttcggttttttttttttgttcttttctctgaagcagTTTGGCTGTTAACCCCACCTTGCCTCTGTCTGGATTCCCCTAGGCAATGCGATGGTCTTCAAGCCCTCTCCCTTCGCCCCCGTTTCGGTGGTGAGGTTGGCAGAGATCTTCACAGAGGCCGGTGTGCCCAAGGGGCTCTTCAACGTGGTGCAGGGTGGAGCGGCCACAGGCCAGTTCCTCTGTCATCACCCAGATGTGGCCAAAATCTCTTTCACTGGCAGTGTGCCAACTGGCATCAAGGTAAAGGCACCTTTGCACTCGGGGACACAAGGGGTCTGTAGTGCCAGCCTTCCTGGTGTGCTGTGGACGTCGATACCTCCTTGAGCTTTTGTGCATGAGGCTTGTAAAGATGAGGTGCGAGGCGGCATTTCTGGGTCTGAGCAAGGAGCTTGCACGTACAGGGTTACACTGGGGCTCCAGTTAGCCTACTGGGCATGGGCACTTGCTCATTTCAGAGGAGCCCCTTGGTCATCTTTGCTTGTTTAGTCCCTGGTTGCAGTGAAGTCTCTGAGCTGCTAAAGTGGGTATCCATGTGGGGAGGAGGGTATGTaaaacagcagcactgggaaaatGTGTGAGCGTTTCTGGCAGTAATAGTTTGGTTTAGCTGTATACAACCTACTGTTTTTAAGCAAGAGGTTAGTTTCTGTGAATTTCTTACCCTcaatttattcttcaaataaattCTTCAATTAAAAGTCCCTAAAAagactttgtaaaataaattctaatttGAAAGAGGGGAAATGTTGCCCCTTGAATGCTTGCTACATGTGTGTACCTGGGGGGTGCAGTGACACAGATGCAGTTACAGCTGTCCTCAGCTGACGCTGAGCACGAGACTTCCTGCAAATGACTCCTcgggttttgttggttttatctttaaaaaagaagaaaaaccagaCCCTCTGAGACTGTCCCCAGTCTGAACTAAACACATCTAGGAAACCCAGCTTGCCCTTCGTGCCGTTTCTGTTGTTAGTGAAGGGCCATGCAGGAGCTCTCCCTTTGGGTCCCTCTTGCCTCCCTCCACCAGCCTCCCCTTTGCCAGTGGGTCACTTGTCTCTTCTGTCCTTGTTGCCCTCAGATCATGGAGATGGCAGCTAAAGGGATCAAACCGGTCACCCTGGAGCTGGGGGGCAAATCCCCTCTTATCATCTTTTCAGACTGTGCCCTGGAGAATGCCGTGAACGGAGCCCTCATGGCCAACTTCCTTACGCAGGGCGAGGTGCGTGTCTGTGGGGCAGGAGCGGTCCTCCCCAGTGAGGTGGGGTGGTTTGAGAATTGGGCGGCAGAGCCAGCCTGTGGCCTTGCGTAGTGAGGGATGCCCTGAAGCTCCCATCTTGCCACACATTTCCCTGTGCAGTGTCACAAGG is a window of Gymnogyps californianus isolate 813 chromosome 8, ASM1813914v2, whole genome shotgun sequence DNA encoding:
- the ALDH9A1 gene encoding 4-trimethylaminobutyraldehyde dehydrogenase codes for the protein MLTGSRLPNLLPRLCSLRPSFAMSSVTGTVTIHQPLNYRAGARVQPADGGQTEEVYEPATGRVICKLLCSGEKEVDLAVQSAKAAFKIWSQMSGMERSRVLLEAARIIREQREEIATLETVNNGKSIFEARVDIDISWQCLEYYAGLAGSLAGEHIQLPGGSFGYTRREPLGVCVGIGAWNYPFQIACWKSAPALACGNAMVFKPSPFAPVSVVRLAEIFTEAGVPKGLFNVVQGGAATGQFLCHHPDVAKISFTGSVPTGIKIMEMAAKGIKPVTLELGGKSPLIIFSDCALENAVNGALMANFLTQGEVCCNGTRVFVERKILDAFTKEVVKRTQKIKIGDPLLEDTRMGALINRPHLDRVQGFIKQAKEQGAEVLCGGDLYVPDDPKLKNGYYMRPCVLGNCTDDMTCVKEEIFGPVMSILPFDTEEEVVERANNTKFGLAGGVFTRDIQKAHRVVAALKAGMCFINNYNISPVELPFGGYKASGFGRENGRAAIEYYSQLKTVCVEMGDVESVF